Within Coregonus clupeaformis isolate EN_2021a chromosome 20, ASM2061545v1, whole genome shotgun sequence, the genomic segment GAAGGGCCCATCGACCACAAACCCTTACAACTTGAAGTACAACAGGTCTATCAAATCAACCAGAACCATTATCAAAAAGGCTTGGAAGAGACTCTTATCGAACAGAAACATTCTCAAGAGAACAAAGAGGAGAAAgatgaagagaaagaggagggatcTCACATTGACCAGAAGCTTTCACAAGTACACCAAGATGTAGCTAAGACAGAGCAAAACCTCTCACCAGAGGACAAGGAACAGTCTACCATTGACCTCAGCCTATCATTAACCCTTTCACAAGGAAACCAGGAAGTGCCTCATGACCAAGAGCAGCCTGATTCGGACACAGAGGCATCTCACATCGACAAGAAGCCATCCCACTTGGACAAGGACATGGTGAATGTCAATCAACAGTGGCCACAAGATGTCCAGACTGGTAGTTGCCATGGTGACAAACAGACATCACCAGAGCATCAGGAAAAGTCTCAGGTCGACCAACAGCAGTCTAAAACAGACCAGGAAGCAAACCAGGAGGTGCCACCCATCTTCAGTGAATCATCAGAGGGGAACCAGCAAGAGCATCTCAAAGACCAGCCGTCTAACACACATCAGGAAGTAAAAGTACAACCTAATCTCAAAAAGTCATCAGGTGACCAGCAACATCTCACAGAACAGTATAACACAAACCAGGAAGAGACACCGATTCTCAGCGAATCATCAGAGGATGACCAGCAGCAGGAGCATGTCACTAATATCATAGACTGGGAGAGCGACTACACCTGGTACCTATGGAACGCATACTCCCTCATCTCCTTTGTCCATTTCTCCATTAAATTATTCAGAAGACATTCACAGAAGAAGCCCCATCCAGGAGAGATCAATTTATGAAGATATGGAAAACATCTCTGTCATGAAAAACCTCTCGGCTGAAGTTCCGCTACCGGACAGTGATACACTCAACCGTTTTTACAACAAATGTGTCAAAGTCTCGCCCAATGAGAGCTGGAGGGTGAGTGAGTTTGTGGAGGGTTTTGCTAATGACCTATTAGAAGCCATGAGGAGCATGCATGACGTGGAGGTTGGCATGGGGATTGAAGACTTTGTGGTGGAGGGCGGGATCAGTTCCCTTGTATGTAACATCACAGTCCCCATTGCCCCACTGGAGCCATACAGTTTCCAGTTTCAACTCTGGTGTAACCAAGCTATTGATGATATGTCACCTGAAATGCAGGGCTGTGGTAGAGTCAAAATGGTGGATGGTGGTGTGAACCAAAATGGCTGCCCATGTCGCACAGCTGCCATAGAAGATGATGATATGCTATGCCTGCTGTGTGGTGACAATGAGAAAGTCAAAGTGGTGAAAGTCACTGATGTATTGAATAGCGCTCTTTGCTCAAAAAACACCCCTTACCTGGCCAAAACCCAGGTTACCAAATGGTTCCAGACTGCGATTAGAAAAGCTTGGGGACAGATATCCCACAAATACGAATTTGAGCTAACGTTTCGCAACATGGACGCACCGGGAGCTCTGATGGTTCGATTCAGATCAGGGAAGGTGATAACCTTCAATATGGCCCCCGTGGTGAAACTCAAAGACATTGAAGCTTATTTCACCATTTCTCCTTCCAC encodes:
- the LOC121533112 gene encoding inositol 1,4,5-trisphosphate receptor-interacting protein, whose product is MENISVMKNLSAEVPLPDSDTLNRFYNKCVKVSPNESWRVSEFVEGFANDLLEAMRSMHDVEVGMGIEDFVVEGGISSLVCNITVPIAPLEPYSFQFQLWCNQAIDDMSPEMQGCGRVKMVDGGVNQNGCPCRTAAIEDDDMLCLLCGDNEKVKVVKVTDVLNSALCSKNTPYLAKTQVTKWFQTAIRKAWGQISHKYEFELTFRNMDAPGALMVRFRSGKVITFNMAPVVKLKDIEAYFTISPSTPTRNALDTYWSLSLATYEDHFLKYLTNHLPENPCHIHCLEILAFLHKKQTGLTGKSVLTDYHFKTVLIHLLLSKEPSDWYAEHLASRLRDALRFLENSLQGRKLHHSFIGNPLVPSEIGLPAVFSDAEPVNLFCPLGVQNGSYTKTVKHLQEMLRNTSMLIQEYLPKPKECNGLDKS